A region from the Melanotaenia boesemani isolate fMelBoe1 chromosome 11, fMelBoe1.pri, whole genome shotgun sequence genome encodes:
- the LOC121648527 gene encoding GTPase IMAP family member 8-like, whose protein sequence is MSELRMVLLGGSWPKRNSVGNFILGVDAFNKKRQFCLRISGTVKEDKIIVINTPDLQFPTADKLTEFVKDCTSVSDPGPHVFLLVLQPETFTEEQKDILCRVLQSFNDQSFNHSLILILPPRQKRSGLMEDYMKQPPLKEMIRKCRYRYLMQKNLELPELLTRCGQIVKE, encoded by the exons A TGTCGGAGCTGAGGATGGTTCTGCTGGGAGGCAGCTGGCCTAAGAGGAACTCAGTGGGGAACTTCATATTGGGAGTGGatgcttttaataaaaaacgTCAGTTCTGTTTGAGAATCAGTGGAACAGTGAAAGAGGACAAAATCATCGTCATCAATACTCCAGATCTGCAGTTTCCTACAGCAGACAAACTGACAGAGTTTGTAAAAGATTGTACGAGTGTCTCTGATCCTGGACCTCATGTGTTCCTGTTGGTTCTGCAGCCTGAAACTTTCACTGAGGAACAGAAAGATATTCTCTGCAGAGTGCTCCAGAGTTTCAATGATCAATCATTTAATCATTCACTGATTCTGATTTTACCTCCCAGACAGAAACGTTCAGGTTTGATGGAAGATTACATGAAACAGCCTCCGTTAAAGGAGATGATCAGAAAATGTAGATACAGATATCTGATGCAGAAGAACCTTGAacttccagagctgctgacacgCTGTGGTCAGATTGTTAAAGAG